The Halorussus gelatinilyticus genome contains the following window.
GGGTCCGATGGTCAACGAAGAGCAGGTCGAGAAGTTCGGTAAGTACAACGACCTCGCCCGCGAGGAGGGCGCGAACGTACTGGTGGACCGCGAAGAACTCGACGCCGACGAGATTCCCGAAGGCCATGAGGACGGCTACTGGGTCGGCCCGTTCGTCTACGAGATCGACTACGACACCGACCTCCGGTGCCTCCAAGAGGAAGTCTTCGGTCCGCACGTCGCGCTGGTGAAGTACAGCGGCGACATGGACCGCGCCATGGAGATTCACAACGACACGCCGTACGGACTCGCCGGCGCGGTCATCTCCGAGGACTACCGCCAAGTCAACCAGTTCCGCGACGAGGCGGAACTCGGACTGGCCTACGGCAACCTCCCGTGCATCGGCGCGGAGGTCCAACTGCCGTTCGGCGGCGTCAAGAAGTCCGGCAACGGCTACCCGAGCGCCCGCGAGGCCATCGAGGCCGTCACCGAGCGCACGGCGTGGACAGTGAACAACAGCAAGGACATCGAGATGGCGCAGGGTCTCAGCGCGGACATCAAGACCGAGAGCGACGACTGAAGCGAAGAAATCGCTTACAGCGATTTCGGAGCTTCGGTCTCACTCTCGCAGATTCCGACGACTGAACGGCGAGGCCCTCGTGGCCGAGCACTTTCGGTCCCGGATTCGTAGAGAGCGACGACCGAGCAGACCACCGACGAGTTACTTCGATTTTTCACCCCGGCGCGTGGGGGCGTCTGCGCGAGCGGATGCGAGCGCATGGCTCGTCGGACGCGGTTTGTCCGACGGCACGGCGCTCGTGAGCGCCGCGATCACCGCTCGAGGGACGACCGAAGGGAGAAGGTTGGGAAGACGAGGTGCTGTGCCGTGCGGAGCGGTGCAGTAGACTCCTGTGTTCAAGCCTGAAGCTATCCTCTCTCACCTCTGTCAACTCGTTCGCTCCGATTCGAACCACCGAGACTCACCCACCCCGACTCGAACCACCGAAGAACAGTCTAGCTACCGACCGAAACGACCGACCGAGCAACCGACCGAAAATCCGCGAAAAACGAATCCCGAATTCAGTCCCCGAATCGCAGGAGCTTCGGCCCCTCGACGGCCATCACGAACGAGATACTGAGCATCATAAACGCGACCGTGAGCAGTCCGTAGAGGCTCTCGGTCGTCACGTGCGTCGTCGGCGCGGTGCCGAGCCAGTTGCCCGCGATGACCGCACTTCCGACGACCGCAGTCCAGAGGAAGTACCGACTCCACTGGTGCGAGAACCGGCCGCGTTCGGGGGATTCGACTTCGAGAAATCGTCTGAGTCGTTCGGGGTCGGCGGTCAGCGTGACGAGTCGGTCCTCCGAGTCGTACTCGACCAATCCGTGTTCGCTCAGGCGCGGGATGTGAGTCTGATAGAGCGACGAGTACACCTGCTTTCGCTGGCGCGAGGTCAAGTCGGTGATGGGAGTGTCGTTCTCCCACGCCGCGATGCGCGCGCTCAGGTCGGTCAGCGTAATATGGCGGTCGTCCAACAGGTGTCGGAGGACTCGCCGCCGACGGGAGTTGCCCAGCAGGTCGAACATCGCCTCTCGGGAAGGACCCTGCGCGGCCGTCCCACCCCTGTTCGACGCACTCAACGTAGTTGTCGCTTCGGCCATCTGTCTATTATTGTATACTCTCATCTACTCCGTAATTAATATTCGGGTTTTTAGCCTTGTGGCCGTCAGACGTCTGGCCGACGTGTCAGCGTCGCCGGTCGCGCCACGCCGGGAACTCCTCGCGAACCGACTCGACGCGAGTCGGGTCCACGTCGGCCACGACGAGGTCCGGGTCGTCGTTCGTGCCGGCCAGCGTCGTGCCCCACGGGTCGTACACCGCCGAACGTCCGAGCAGGGAGGCGTCCTCGAAGTCGCCCGACCCGTTGATGGTCGCCACGAAGAACTGGTTCTCGACGGCGCGAGCCCGCGGCAGGAGCTGCCAGTGTTCGACGCGAGGGTACGGCCACGCGCTCGGCACCAACACGAGGTCAGCGCCCGCCTCGGCGATGTCGCGGTACAGTTCCGGGAACCGGAGGTCGTAGCAGGTCGTCATCCCGACCGTGGCACCCTCGAACTCGGCGATTCCCAACGCTTCGCCCGGTACGAGCATCTGGGCTTCCGCCGACTCGTAGCCGAAGAGGTGGTGCTTGCGGTAGACCGCGAGGCGCGTCCCCTCGCGGTCGAACAGGACCGAGGTGTTCGCCAGTCCCTCGTCGGCGGGCGTCTCGACGCTCTCGGTCTCGGCGAGGTCCTCCACGATGCTCCCCGCGAGGACGCCGATTCCGTGTTCGCGGGCCGCGTTCGCGATGCGTCCGAGCGTCGGTCCCTCGACCGGTTCGGCGGCGCGCTGGTAGGCGTCGAACGCGAAGTAGCCGACGTTGAAGATTTCGGGAAGCGCCACGAGGTCCGCGCCGCGCTCGGCGGCCTCGACGATGGCGTCCTCGGCGCGCTCGCGGTTGGCTTCGACGGCCCCGCCCTCGATCTCGAGCTGCGCGAGTGCGACTCTCACGCCGTCGCCTCCTCCCGAAGCGCGGCTTCGAGGTTGTCGAGTTCGTTGTCCAGATTCTTCTTGAAGAAGCGCTCGACGCCGGGCACCTTCCCCTCGACCGTGAACCGGTTAATCAGTTTGCTCCCGGTCTCGGTCTCCTGAATCTCGTGTTCGCCGGTCACGCGGAGCGCCGACGACCGGCCGACGAACTTCACGTAGCGCGGCGGGTCGCGCTCCACGTCCTCGGTCCGAACCGGGACGGTCGTGTCGAGAAACGGAATCGGGAGCTTGATGTGCCAGATAGACGACGTCTCCCCGGTTCGCTCGTAGTCGGCGACGACGCTGATAGCGCTCGCTCGTTTCTCCGGGTCCGCGATGAACTCCCACACGTTCTCCGGCGAAACCCCGAGGTCGAAGGTCCGCTCTACCCGGACAGTCATATCGGGACTTCGGGCCGGGTCGTCAAAAACCCGCCGGACCTCTCGCGACGTGCGCGAGTGCGGTCGGTCTCGGCCGTCGTCCCCGGCGGCTCAGCCCAGCGTTACCTTCCACGTCGTGGACTTCGCGCGTCCCCACTTCTCGATATCGACCTCTTCGCTCTTCTCGGCGAGTTCCGGCAGTCGCACGCCCACCTGCTTCGAGGAGAGACCCAGGTGCTCGGCGATGTTCTTCGACCGGAAGTAACGCTCGCCTTTCGAGACGCTCTCGCGGAGGTACGCGAGGATGCGCCGTTCCTCGTCGCTGTAGTCAGTCATCCTTACACGCTACTAGGGCGCTCGGAACCTTAACGATTTCCCGCCGGTAATCGTTCAGTTCGGCGACCCGTCCCCGCCGAGACCGGTCGAATCACGTTCGATTCACCGGGCAATCGGCGCGAGCGCCGGTTTACGGAGGAGTTACCCCGACGACGCAGTGGACTACCAGTAGAGGTGGACCGCGGCGACGGCGAGGACCCCGGCGACGACGGCACCCGCGAAGCCCCACGCGGCGAGTTCGCTACCCGGTTCCAGGAACATCGCTACCGTCGATCCGACCGCCAGCAGGGTGAACAGCGTGGCGAGTCCGATACCTTTGTCGCTGGCGACAGTCTCGTGTTCGGCCATGTCCGGCGTTTCCGTCGGGCGGAACTTAGTTCATTCTACTCGTCGGCCTCGTTCGCAGTCATCGTCGCTGATTCACGACTCTCATCGCCGGTCCGCAGTCCTCCTCGGTCGTCCGTGGTTTCTCGGGGCCGTCCGTGAATTCCCGTCAATCGCCTATGAGTTTTCGTCGCCTGCCGGTAGGTTTTACGGCGTGGGGTGTGGGCTACGAGATATGCTCGGGACGGTCAAGTCGGCGTTACTCGGGAGTAAGATTCGTGTACTGGTCACGCTACTGTTGGCGCTCGGGGTCGTCGTCGGTGGCGGACTCTCGCTCGGCGTCCTCGGCGCGCCGAGCGTCGTCGGCGTCCACAACAGTTTCGGCGACGTGACCGAGGAGACGACCGAAATTCGGACCGAACTCGTCGTCCGGAACCCGAACCCCGTTGGTATCAATCTCGGCGGCGTGTCGGTGTCCTACGACGTGACGATGAACGACGTGGCCATGGCTAACGGGACGAAGGAGGGCGTCTCGGTCGGCACGGGCAACAGCACCGTGAACGTCAGCACGCGGATGGACAACGAGAGGATTCCCGCGTGGTGGGTCAGCCACGTCCGGAACGGCGAGGAGACGGCGCTCCGGGTGGACGCGACGGTTCGGTCCTCGACGCTCGGCCGGAGTTTTCAGGCCCCGCCGGTCGAACGTCAAATCTCGACCGACGTCATCTCGCAGTTCAACTCCACCGAACCGCGGCCCATCGACGCCGACCAACCGCTGGTCTCGGACCCCGTGGGCTACGTCAACGAGACCAGCGCGCGGTGGGGCGAGGTGACGGCCTCCGAGACGCCCATCGACATGCGGTTCACAGTCTACAACGCCAAGTCGCTCCCGATGGCTGTCACCGAAATCGGATACACCATCACGATGAACAACATCACGGTCGGCAACGGGTCGAGCGAGACGGGCCACGTCATCGAAGGCCACAGTACGGAAACCATCGAGACCCGGACGGCCATCCGGAACGGGAAACTCGACCAGTGGTGGGTCTCGCACCTCGAAAACGACCAAGTGACCGACCTCCGCATCGACTTCTACGCCGAGTTGGAACTCGGCGGCGAGACGTTCCGCGTGCCGCTGGAGGACCTAACCTACCGGAAGACCATCGAAACCGACATCTTCGGGAACAAAGCCGAGTCCAGCGGATCGACCACCGGCAGTGAAGCCAGAACTGCCGACGACTCGAAGTCGGGCGGAGAGACGACCGCGGGCGACGGTTCGGAAACAACCGCAAACGACGACTCGGCGACGACGACAGACGGTGACACCGCCACCACTACCACCGCGAACGACGGCGCGACCGGCGGCGAGACCACGACCACCGACGACGGTCTCCTCTCGCTTTCTGTGTCCGGACTCCGATAGCGCGGCGACGAAACGTTTCGCGCTCGAACGCTCGCCAGCGGTGGAGCTTCACGGCTATCCGGAATCCACATCTCCGGGAAAACGGCGCAGATATTTCCGGTCGCCGGTAGAGTTTTAACCTCGGGTGAGAGAGCTACCAACGCATGACACGGAGTGTAGACGCTCCTGATCGAGTTCTTCTCGTGCGATGAGAGTGACGTTTCGATACGGAGCGACGGCGAGTCGATAGTACTGGCGGTAGACGGTGACGACTACCAACTGTCCAGAGGCGAGGCCGCGGACCTGCAGGACGCGGTCGGCGACGCGCTGACCCAGCGCCGGGAGTTCTTCCGGACCGCTGGCGTCCACCGCGAGGACGGCACCTACGAGGTCGTCCGGCGCGGGGCCGACTCGGCGGGCAACTCGAAGGTGTTCGAGGATTTCCGCGAACTGCGCCGGCTGTTCGACCGACTGCCCGACGAGTTCTCGGCCGACGACGTGGGCCGGACGGGTATCACGGGGTCGCGTCGCCACATGCTGGTGCGCCACTTCGCGGAGCATCCCAGCTTCGACTGCACGATAACCCGGCGCAACCCGCTGACCGCCGAAAAGACCGCGGAATCGGCCTCCGAGCGACCTGCCGGCGAGAGCGAGGTGGTCAGCGCGGACTGACGCGGAGGCAGTTCGGCCGACCCGATTTCTCCGACAGTCGAACCGACCGATAGACGTCAGTGTCGCCGCCCGCGATACCGACGTTTCCTAGCAGTGTGGCTGGCTACGTGTCCGGACGCAAGTCGAACCCCTCGACTTCCTTGACGGCTTCCGACCCGCAGTTCGGACAGCGGTCCAGGGGTTCGTCGAATCGTTCGCCGCACTCGGTACACTCCAGCGCGACGCCGGGTTCGGTGTCGGGCACGAGCATGTCCCTGAGAGTCTCGACGATGCCCATACACCGAGTAACGTCCGACGACGGAAGGAAATTGTTGCCAAACGACAGACCGTCAGGGTTCGGGAAGAAGACGAGATTCGAATAGAGGACGCGTGCCGACCGAATCGGCGTCCGGCGTCAGTTGATGGTCGTGTGTTCGCTCTCCTCGTTGAGCGCGAGGTTCGCCGCGATTTCGGCGTTCCGCATGGCGTACTGGGCGGTCTGCTGGAGGCTGACCAGCACCTCGCGGACCGCCAGCAGCGAGTCGTTGTCCATCTCGGGCAGGTCCGACAGAATCTCGCTCTCGCGGTCGCCGATTTCGTGGAACAGCGCGCGGACCTCCAGCGTCTTGTCGTAGTCGCGCTCGACGGCGGCCTGCACCGCCTTCGCAGTTATCTCGTCCACTTGGTCGGTGAACTCCCGGATGCGGCGCATCGTCTGGCCGTCCACGTCGAGCGTGTGACCCTCGGCTTCGAGGGTGATTTCGGCGATGTCCTCGGCGTTGTCCGCGATAAGTTCGAGGTTCTTGGCGATGGAGCGGTAGCCGATGAGCGGAAAGCCGGAGTCCAAATCGACCGCGCGGGCGAGCGTCGGGTTCTGGTAGGCGGTGAAGATGAGTCGAAGCAGGAGGACGAATATCTTGTTCGCCTGTCGCTCGCGGTTCAGGGCGCGCTGTGCAAGGTCGGGGTTGCCGTGCGCCAAGGCCTTGACCGCCTCGCCGCGCATCGTCGAACCCGTGTTCTCCAGTCGTTCGAGCAGGTTGTCGAGGCTGAAGTCCTCGGGGTCCACCGAACACCGGATGGCGATGCTGTCGGGCGTCTCCTCGACCACGCCCAACCCCATCAGCTGCGTCTCGGCCTTGTAGACCGCGTTGATGTGGGCGCTGTCGAGGGTCTCCTCGCTCTCGACGTGGATGACCCGGCGACCGAGGACGTACTGGGCGACGATGGCGCGCTCGACGGCGTCGGCGTCCAGATTCTTCGCGTGGATGACCGCCTCGGACTCCTCGGTGTGGGCCGACTCCGGCAGGACCGTCAGCGTCCCCTTCCCGCCCATCCGCAACGAGACCTCGTCTCCCTTCTCGACGTTGTTCTCCTTGGCCCACTCCGCCGGCAGGGTCATCGCCAGCGTCGAGGGGCCCAGTCGCTGCACCTTGCGAGTTTCCATGTACGTGTTGTTACTGCACCCGACGACCTTAAGCTTCACTAGGGGACAATTATTGTGCCTTAAATTGCCTTCACAACCGAGCGGGTACCGGCTCTCGTCTCAGACTACCTTCATCATCCGGCGCTCGAACCGGCCGACGCGGACCTTCCGCCAGCCTCGCAAGTCGTCGTCCACCTCGTCGTCGCCCGTATCGACCCGGAGGACGCCCACGCCGTCCAATTTGTCCTTGGAAGCGACGACCTCGACCTCCGAGCGGTGGATCACCTCGGGCGAAATCTGGTCGTTGCCCCGACCGAAGACGAACCCCTGCCCGCCGATGGGCGAGACCACGACGACGTTCCGGTCGCCCAGCAGTTCCAGAATCTCGTCGGCGCTCGCGTCTTCGGCCAGCACCTCGCCGTCCCGCCACACGTCCACGCCGAGGGGCGACCCCTCGAAGCCCAACTCCGCCTTCACCGCCCCGACCGTGCTTCCCGGCCCGAGGACGTAGGTTGTCCCCTCGTCGCTCCGGGCGTCCGCGGCGACCCCGGCCGCGAGGCTCTCGACGGTGCCGCCCCCGACCTGCTTGCTCGACTGGAGGTCCTCGGCGACGGGCACCGAAGCGACGGCCTTCAACTCGGCGCGGACCTCTCCCTCGCGGTAGGCCGCCTCGTCGATGTCGTTGACCTCGCGGCGCTCGGTCCGGTCGAAGTCGGCGGCGACCCGGCCCGCCGCCTCGGGCGTCACCGCGAAGACGGCCGAGTAGACCTTGACGCCCGCGGGGACGCCGAGAATCGGAACGTCGGCGTCCGCCTCGTCCAGCGTCTCGGCCACGTCCACCGCGGTCCCGTCGCCGCCGACGAACAGAATCAAGTCGGCCTCCTCCGCGACGAACCGCCGGACCGCCTCGCGGGTGTCGGCGGCGGCGGTCTCCTCGCCCGACGGTTCGCCCACGACCCGCGGGTCGAGTCCGGCCTCGCGGGCCTCGTGCTCGCCCATCTCGCCGCCGTAGGTCAGTATCTCGACTTCCGAGTCCGTGGCGCGAGCGCGCTCGGCGAGCGCGCGCAGGGCCGCGACCGCCCGGTCGGGTGCCCGCGGGGCCGCGCCGCGCTCGCGGGCCTCCGCTACCTTCCCGTCGGTGCCTTTCAGCCCTACTCGACCGCCCATCCCCGCGATGGGGTTGACCACGACGCCGATGGTTCGCATGGGCGTGGCTACGCGCGTCGAGCGCAAAAGCGGTCCGATGCCGACCGCTTGGACCGCCCGAGCCGAGGGCTCGGGGGGAAGCGAACTACGGAAAAACGGCACCGCGAAAGCGGACTGCTACCGGCGCAACCGTCGGATACGCTCGGTTCTCAGTACGACTGGGAACCTTGGAACGACTGACCCTGTGGCTGCTGGCTCATCTCTCCCTGCGGCTGTTGGCCCATTTGGCCCTGCGGCTGTTGGCCCATTTGGCCCTGCGGCTGTTGGCCCATTTGGCCCTGCGGCTGTTGGCCCATTTGGCCCTGCGGCTGCTGGCTCATCTGATCCATCTGGCCCATTCCGCCGGACTGCTGGCCCATCCCGCCGGACTGCTGTTGGACCTGTTCGCGGATGCCCGTCGTCGGACTCTGCTGGCCGCCGCTGATGGAGTCCAACAGCTTGGTCGTCGCGTCCAGCGCCTGCTGGACCGCCTGATACGTCTCCTGCACGTGGGGCGACTGCTGGTGCTGCTGGAGAATCGGGAGGCCCTGCTGGGCGACGCGCACGAACGCCTCGGCGACTTCCGGACCGTTGATGGAGTCGCGCGCGATGAGCTTCTCGTTCAGCGACGCGAGGTCCGAGAGGTCCTCACAGAGGCGAGCGCACTCGGCCATCTGCGGGCCGCTCTCGATGCACTTGTCGGCGCACCACTCGGCGATCTCGACCACGCGGTCGAAGGATTCGAGCGCCTGATTCAGCTCGTTCGTCATCTCAGACTCGAACTGATGGCCGACGTTCTCGTGGGTCATCTGGTGGCTCTGGCCGGACTGCTGGGTTCCCATCTGGCCCGGCTGACCCGTCTGGCCCATTTGGCCTGTCTGCTGTTCGATGCCCCGAGACTGCATCGACTGGCCCGTCTGCTGGCCGGTCGGCCCGCCGTACGTCTGTTGACCCGTGCTTCCCGTGGACTGTTGATACTGTTCTGACATGGTTGGTGACTTCCCTGCGTAGGCGTCTCATAATGGCGAGATGCCGCGCCGCAGGCGAACGAGGCTTCGCCGGATTCGCAGATAAACCGGCGCGACCGTTAGCGATTGTTCAACCGGACAACGGTGTATTTCCCGCCGTACGAGGTCGAAAAAACCGATTATCGCGGAGAAAGAAACATCCGGTTACGCCGACGTTTCGAGACCGTTTCCCGATTCAACGCCGGGTTTCGACGGGTGAATCCGGAGACCTCGCCGTGCTTGACAAGGATTAAGGGACCGCCCGCGGAACTCGGGAGTATGTTCGTACTCGCAGAATCGGCGTCGATTCCGGCCAACGCCGCAGGTATCGTCACTGGCGTCCTCGGACTCCTCATCACCGCCGCGTGGCTCGCGTACTTCTACCGCTGAACGCCCTCGACGCGTTCGCGGAGCCACGTCGCCGCGCGGTCGAGTTCCTCCTCGTCGGTACTCTGTAGCTTGACGCGTACGTGGTCGCCGGGGTAACTCCCGACGGTCACGTCGAACTTCTCGCGTAGCTCTGCGAACCGCTCGACCAGCGCGCTCTCGGGTTCGTCGGCCTCCACGACGACGGCGTGGCGCGTCTCGCCCGCGAACTCGTCGGCGACCGACTCGAACATCGCCTTCATCTCCTCGGGGACGCCCGGCAGGACGTAGATGCCCTCGACGACGCAACCGGGCGCGACGCCCGCCTCGTTCGGGAGCATCCGCGAACCCTTCGGGAGGTGGGTCGTCCCCTCCACGAGGTCGGCGCGCTCGTAGTCGGTGTGGTCGGTAATCCACGCCACGGCGTCGGGATGTTCCTCGACGGGAACGCCGACGGCGGCCGCGACGCCCTCTATCGTCAGGTCGTCGTGGGTCGGCCCGAGACCGCCCGTGACGACGACGGCGTCGTAGTCGGCGCGCAACTCGTTGACGACGCGCGCGATGTCGGCCACCCGGTCGGGGACCACGACCACGCGTTCGACGCTCGCGCCGCGTTCGGCGAGTCGCTCGCCGAGCCACGCGGCGTTGGTGTTCACGGTGTCGCCCGCCAGCAGTTCGTCGCCGACGGTGACGAGGGCTACCTGCATGGCGATTCCTTGGCATTGCGCGAGTAAAAACCAGACGCTCTGGAAAGCGATTCACGAGACGAAGCGTGCAGAATCCGAAATCGGAACGCCGCTACCCCATCCCCGGCGGCGGCCCTTGGTCGAACTCGTCGCCGTCGGTATCGACGTTCAGGCCCATCTCCTCGCGCTGGCGCTCGAGTTGGCGAATCTGGAGTCGGAAGTAGGCCAACCCCAACAACGCGATGACGACGCCCGCGCCGATGATGCCGCCGAAGATGAGCAGGTCACGCGCCAGATAGTACCGGACGGTGACGTTGTTCGACGTCACTTCGGCCCAGTGGAGGTGGACGCGCCCGGCGACCTGGTCTTTCGTGTCGGCGTTCGGCCTGACCTGACTCAGAATCGGCGTGCCGACGCGCATCCCCGCGGGCAGGACGACCTCGTAGGAGCCTTCGACGTAGGTCGGCGTGCTGAACGACTTGCCGCGGTGGGGCGCGGTGTAGGCGAGTTTGCCCTCGCGGGAGGGGAGCACGAAGACGGTCCGGGAGTCGGTGCGTCGGACCTGTGACTGGTTCAGCGTGACGACGGTGCCGTTCGGGTAACGGAACCGGACGGTCTTGACCCGCACCGGGGCCTCCTCGCCCAACGACTCGCGCTGGTATATCTTGAGTTGCGACCGGTTCGAGAAGTCGTAGATGGCCCGATACTGCCCGCTGGTGACGTTGAGCGTCACGTCAGCGGTGGTGTTCCACTCGTAGGTCGCGTTGGCGTCGCCCGAGAGGCGCTTCTCGCTGAACTGGTCGGTGCCGAAGACGCCGGCGCACCCGGCGGTCGCCGCGAGGAGCGCCAGCGTCGCGGCCGCGAGTAGCAGTCGCCGATTCATGCTGTCAGGGAATGACGCAGCGAATCTCCGCGGGAAGATAGCTCCCGATGGCCGCCAGTAGCCCCGGCGGGTCGGTCTCGTCTTTACAGACGATGCTCTGTTCCAGCAGACCGAGGCGTTCGACGGTGACGATGTCGCGGGCGTGGCCCGCCCGGTTGACCGTCGCGCGGACCTCACCGCGGGTCGCGCTGTTGACGTTGACCCGGCCGGCACCGCGCGTCCAGTCGTAGAGGCGGTCACGCTCCTCGTCGGCGAGGCGGTGAGCGTTCGTCTCGCCGTCGGTGTCCGACTCCGAATCGTCTCCGTCGCCGCCCGCGTCGCCCCCGTAGACGAACTTCATGGGCGTGTGCTGGACGAGACCGAACCGCTCGACGATCTGGACCGGCGACCCCTGCCCGAGTCCGAGTTCGTCGGCGGGCACGCGAACCTCTTCGCCGGCGTCGAGGACGAACCCCTCGTCGTCCCACCCTTCGAGCGTGCCGACGTAGGTCTCGCCCGGCTCGAAGTCCGGCGTGACCTCGCCGTAGGCCTCCCGGAGGAGGTTTCGCGCGACCACTTCGTCGTCGCCCTCGATGGTGACGACCGCGAAGTCGTCGTGGCGCACGCCCACGGTGTACTCCACGTCCAAGTCCTCGATTTCGTTGGCGACCAGCGACCGGAGCGCGTCGAGCGAGCGCTCGCGGGCGTCGCCCTCGACGTACACCTTGGTGGCGAGTACGACCATCTATGCCTCGGCCTCTTCGAGTTTCTCGACGTTGAGTTCCTGGCGGAGGTCCTCGATTCGCTGCTCCATCGCGTCGATGAGGCGGCTGTTCTCCATCGATTCGAGCGGCGAGCCGCACTCGGGACACTCGAAGCCGAAGTCCATCGCCTCGCCGAACTCGAAGCGAATCGAACAGACCTCACAGAGGTAGAACTCGTGTTGGTGTTCGTACTCCTTGCGCTGGTCGAGCGCGTCGAGCAGGCGGTGCATCTCCTCTTCGAGGTTGTCCGGGATGTTCTCGTACTGGAACGTCCAGAGGTAGGTCAGCCACCCCGAGTCCTCGTCGCGCAGGCGGCGGTACGTGGCGAGGTCGGTCTCGTAGAGGATGAACAGCGCGCGCCGA
Protein-coding sequences here:
- a CDS encoding transcription factor, translating into MAFEDLLEDPVIQKYLHELVGPKGMPVAAAPPDGEVTDEELAEELDLELNDVRRALFILYETDLATYRRLRDEDSGWLTYLWTFQYENIPDNLEEEMHRLLDALDQRKEYEHQHEFYLCEVCSIRFEFGEAMDFGFECPECGSPLESMENSRLIDAMEQRIEDLRQELNVEKLEEAEA
- a CDS encoding DUF7525 family protein, with the translated sequence MAEHETVASDKGIGLATLFTLLAVGSTVAMFLEPGSELAAWGFAGAVVAGVLAVAAVHLYW
- a CDS encoding DUF7344 domain-containing protein, whose amino-acid sequence is MFDLLGNSRRRRVLRHLLDDRHITLTDLSARIAAWENDTPITDLTSRQRKQVYSSLYQTHIPRLSEHGLVEYDSEDRLVTLTADPERLRRFLEVESPERGRFSHQWSRYFLWTAVVGSAVIAGNWLGTAPTTHVTTESLYGLLTVAFMMLSISFVMAVEGPKLLRFGD
- a CDS encoding DUF7528 family protein; this translates as MSRGEAADLQDAVGDALTQRREFFRTAGVHREDGTYEVVRRGADSAGNSKVFEDFRELRRLFDRLPDEFSADDVGRTGITGSRRHMLVRHFAEHPSFDCTITRRNPLTAEKTAESASERPAGESEVVSAD
- a CDS encoding DUF2110 family protein, whose product is MVVLATKVYVEGDARERSLDALRSLVANEIEDLDVEYTVGVRHDDFAVVTIEGDDEVVARNLLREAYGEVTPDFEPGETYVGTLEGWDDEGFVLDAGEEVRVPADELGLGQGSPVQIVERFGLVQHTPMKFVYGGDAGGDGDDSESDTDGETNAHRLADEERDRLYDWTRGAGRVNVNSATRGEVRATVNRAGHARDIVTVERLGLLEQSIVCKDETDPPGLLAAIGSYLPAEIRCVIP
- a CDS encoding DUF7123 family protein, which gives rise to MTDYSDEERRILAYLRESVSKGERYFRSKNIAEHLGLSSKQVGVRLPELAEKSEEVDIEKWGRAKSTTWKVTLG
- a CDS encoding ATP-NAD kinase family protein, producing the protein MRTIGVVVNPIAGMGGRVGLKGTDGKVAEARERGAAPRAPDRAVAALRALAERARATDSEVEILTYGGEMGEHEAREAGLDPRVVGEPSGEETAAADTREAVRRFVAEEADLILFVGGDGTAVDVAETLDEADADVPILGVPAGVKVYSAVFAVTPEAAGRVAADFDRTERREVNDIDEAAYREGEVRAELKAVASVPVAEDLQSSKQVGGGTVESLAAGVAADARSDEGTTYVLGPGSTVGAVKAELGFEGSPLGVDVWRDGEVLAEDASADEILELLGDRNVVVVSPIGGQGFVFGRGNDQISPEVIHRSEVEVVASKDKLDGVGVLRVDTGDDEVDDDLRGWRKVRVGRFERRMMKVV
- a CDS encoding CoxG family protein produces the protein MTVRVERTFDLGVSPENVWEFIADPEKRASAISVVADYERTGETSSIWHIKLPIPFLDTTVPVRTEDVERDPPRYVKFVGRSSALRVTGEHEIQETETGSKLINRFTVEGKVPGVERFFKKNLDNELDNLEAALREEATA
- a CDS encoding phosphate uptake regulator PhoU gives rise to the protein METRKVQRLGPSTLAMTLPAEWAKENNVEKGDEVSLRMGGKGTLTVLPESAHTEESEAVIHAKNLDADAVERAIVAQYVLGRRVIHVESEETLDSAHINAVYKAETQLMGLGVVEETPDSIAIRCSVDPEDFSLDNLLERLENTGSTMRGEAVKALAHGNPDLAQRALNRERQANKIFVLLLRLIFTAYQNPTLARAVDLDSGFPLIGYRSIAKNLELIADNAEDIAEITLEAEGHTLDVDGQTMRRIREFTDQVDEITAKAVQAAVERDYDKTLEVRALFHEIGDRESEILSDLPEMDNDSLLAVREVLVSLQQTAQYAMRNAEIAANLALNEESEHTTIN
- a CDS encoding competence/damage-inducible protein A; this encodes MQVALVTVGDELLAGDTVNTNAAWLGERLAERGASVERVVVVPDRVADIARVVNELRADYDAVVVTGGLGPTHDDLTIEGVAAAVGVPVEEHPDAVAWITDHTDYERADLVEGTTHLPKGSRMLPNEAGVAPGCVVEGIYVLPGVPEEMKAMFESVADEFAGETRHAVVVEADEPESALVERFAELREKFDVTVGSYPGDHVRVKLQSTDEEELDRAATWLRERVEGVQR
- a CDS encoding DUF5803 family protein codes for the protein MNRRLLLAAATLALLAATAGCAGVFGTDQFSEKRLSGDANATYEWNTTADVTLNVTSGQYRAIYDFSNRSQLKIYQRESLGEEAPVRVKTVRFRYPNGTVVTLNQSQVRRTDSRTVFVLPSREGKLAYTAPHRGKSFSTPTYVEGSYEVVLPAGMRVGTPILSQVRPNADTKDQVAGRVHLHWAEVTSNNVTVRYYLARDLLIFGGIIGAGVVIALLGLAYFRLQIRQLERQREEMGLNVDTDGDEFDQGPPPGMG
- a CDS encoding LEA type 2 family protein, encoding MLGTVKSALLGSKIRVLVTLLLALGVVVGGGLSLGVLGAPSVVGVHNSFGDVTEETTEIRTELVVRNPNPVGINLGGVSVSYDVTMNDVAMANGTKEGVSVGTGNSTVNVSTRMDNERIPAWWVSHVRNGEETALRVDATVRSSTLGRSFQAPPVERQISTDVISQFNSTEPRPIDADQPLVSDPVGYVNETSARWGEVTASETPIDMRFTVYNAKSLPMAVTEIGYTITMNNITVGNGSSETGHVIEGHSTETIETRTAIRNGKLDQWWVSHLENDQVTDLRIDFYAELELGGETFRVPLEDLTYRKTIETDIFGNKAESSGSTTGSEARTADDSKSGGETTAGDGSETTANDDSATTTDGDTATTTTANDGATGGETTTTDDGLLSLSVSGLR
- a CDS encoding carbon-nitrogen family hydrolase, whose product is MRVALAQLEIEGGAVEANRERAEDAIVEAAERGADLVALPEIFNVGYFAFDAYQRAAEPVEGPTLGRIANAAREHGIGVLAGSIVEDLAETESVETPADEGLANTSVLFDREGTRLAVYRKHHLFGYESAEAQMLVPGEALGIAEFEGATVGMTTCYDLRFPELYRDIAEAGADLVLVPSAWPYPRVEHWQLLPRARAVENQFFVATINGSGDFEDASLLGRSAVYDPWGTTLAGTNDDPDLVVADVDPTRVESVREEFPAWRDRRR